Genomic DNA from Limimonas halophila:
CGCTGATGGACGGGCTGACGCGGGTGCGGGACGCGGGCGTGCAGTTCGACAAGCCCTCGGGCCGCATCGTCGAGGCCTTCGCCGAGGGGCGCGTGCCGGCGCCGCGCGTGCGGCGATTCTACCGCCGGACGCTGCCGCAACTGGGCTGGGAGCGCCTGGGCCGCGACACCTACGCGCGCGAGGGCGAGCTGCTGGAGCTGGACTACTTCGCCGGGGAAGGGCCGCTGACGGTGCGCTATACCCTGCAGCCACGGTGATGCCGGGCGAGGCGCCGCGTCCCGTGTTGACGCCACACCGGGGCGTGCCTATAACCCGCCGACCAGACAGCCAGCGTCGCTGACCGGCGCGCCCGCTGCACGGCAGCGAACCGCCCGCCGCGCGTCAGCACACCGGACGACAAGCGGAAAACGAAGCCATGGCGCACACGAAACAGTCTCGCAAGCGCGTTCGCCGCAATCGCACGCGGTACGCGATCAACCACGCGCGCAAGAGCCGCGTGCGCACCTTCGTGAAGCATGTGGAGAGCGCCATCGCCCGCGGCGACGGGCAGGCGGCGCGCCAGGCCCTCGATACCGCGGCGCCGGAGATGCGCCGCGCCGTGAACAAGGGCGTCATCCACAAGAACGCGGCCGCGCGCAAGATTTCCCGCC
This window encodes:
- the rpsT gene encoding 30S ribosomal protein S20, translated to MAHTKQSRKRVRRNRTRYAINHARKSRVRTFVKHVESAIARGDGQAARQALDTAAPEMRRAVNKGVIHKNAAARKISRLTRRVNALG